In one window of Sus scrofa isolate TJ Tabasco breed Duroc unplaced genomic scaffold, Sscrofa11.1 Contig2473, whole genome shotgun sequence DNA:
- the LOC110258594 gene encoding butyrophilin subfamily 1 member A1-like, which translates to RNEEIEAANVTLDEATAHPALLVSERGRRVTWQETCQDLPRSTQRFNSIPCVLGQLRINSGRAYWEVEVGDMQSWDLGICRDNVTREGVFTMSPQNGFWAIRLYDGDYWALTSPETSLPLRERPLKVGIFLDYEAGDVSFYNMTDGSHIFTFPQNTFYGVLRPLFRLWSSDSGSLTICSAEGECTDVIHKSTLQAK; encoded by the exons agGAACGAGGAAATCGAAGCTG CAAATGTGACCCTGGATGAAGCCACTGCCCATCCTGCCCTCCTCGTGTCTGAAAGAGGGAGGCGAGTTACCTGGCAAGAAACTTGTCAAGATCTTCCCAGATCCACACAGAGATTCAACTCCATTCCCTGTGTGCTGGGTCAGCTGCGCATCAACTCAGGGAGGGCCTACTGGGAGGTGGAGGTTGGGGACATGCAATCTTGGGACCTGGGAATTTGTAGAGATAATGTGACCAGGGAGGGGGTATTCACTATGTCCCCACAGAATGGTTTCTGGGCCATTAGGCTCTATGACGGGGACTACTGGGCCCTCACCTCCCCGGAAACTTCTCTTCCTCTAAGAGAAAGACCCCTTAAGGTGGGGATATTCCTGGATTATGAGGCTGGAGATGTATCTTTCTACAACATGACAGATGGATCCCACATTTTCACCTTTCCCCAGAACACATTCTATGGTGTCCTGAGACCACTTTTCAGACTTTGGTCCTCTGACTCGGGCTCCCTAACCATCTGTTCAGCTGAAGGAGAATGTACTGATGTAATTCATAAGTCTACCCTCCAGGCGAAATGA